One window of the Diospyros lotus cultivar Yz01 chromosome 12, ASM1463336v1, whole genome shotgun sequence genome contains the following:
- the LOC127786855 gene encoding pentatricopeptide repeat-containing protein At5g48910-like, giving the protein MILTLPTSHPAQRSTLKANLSLTQLCTHLQLQEAKQVHALMIKTSQISDSYSASRLAEFYAVSDNGNLEYAENLVGYMEEPYTFAWNTLIRGHLKRNSTQTAISLYAQMLCKDVEPDCYTFTLVLKACTGLSQADAGKQFHCQIIKRGLEDGVFIRNKLIHVYAVSGSMGDAQKVFDGSPEWDIVTWNSLLEGYAENGYTESLHQLFDSMPCRDVVSWNTMIGYHVNVGEFVEAMEVFRRMQHEGKQPDKVTLVSVLTAIAHLGALAQGKWIHAYIRKQRIGLDENLGSALVNMYSKCGCLEGATLAFNETKRKSLDTWNALLGGLAANGRSSEAIYLFSRMENSKVGPNAITFSCLLNACSHGGLVEDGLAYFSKMRVVYGIEPDIVHYGCVVDLLGRAGQFDKLEEIMRSMPMKPDAIMLKALLGACKIHKNFRMGEKAGLQLIELAPNDHGSYVLLSNMYAMANEWDHVHTLRKTMLDKGIMKPPGCSSIEVDGLVHEFIVGDISHYRRKEIYGMLDEMRGKLKVAGYEPDTEQVLLDIDNEEVKQSSLGHHSEKLAVAFGFISTTPGTPIRVIKNLRMCSDCHSALKLLSVIYNRHLIIRDSNRFHHFQEGSCSCRDYW; this is encoded by the coding sequence ATGATCCTAACATTGCCAACTTCTCACCCAGCACAAAGATCAACTTTAAAGGCAAACCTCTCTCTCACACAACTCTGCACCCACCTCCAACTCCAAGAAGCTAAACAAGTGCATGCTCTCATGATCAAAACCTCCCAAATCTCCGACTCTTACTCAGCCAGCCGCCTCGCCGAATTCTACGCCGTTTCCGACAATGGAAACCTCGAGTACGCTGAAAACTTAGTTGGCTACATGGAAGAGCCATACACTTTTGCTTGGAACACTCTAATTAGAGGACACCTCAAGAGGAACAGTACCCAGACAGCCATTTCATTGTATGCCCAAATGCTTTGCAAAGATGTTGAGCCTGACTGCTATACCTTTACATTAGTCCTCAAAGCGTGCACCGGCTTGTCGCAGGCAGATGCTGGGAAGCAGTTTCATTGTCAAATCATCAAGCGCGGGCTTGAAGATGGTGTCTTCATTCGGAATAAGCTGATTCACGTGTATGCCGTTTCTGGGTCAATGGGTGATGCGCAGAAGGTGTTTGATGGAAGTCCTGAATGGGACATTGTGACATGGAATAGCTTGCTTGAAGGATATGCTGAAAATGGATATACCGAATCACTTCACCAGCTATTTGATTCAATGCCTTGTAGAGATGTTGTGTCTTGGAATACCATGATTGGTTACCATGTCAATGTGGGGGAATTTGTGGAAGCCATGGAGGTGTTTCGAAGGATGCAACATGAAGGAAAACAGCCAGACAAAGTGACATTGGTGAGTGTTTTAACTGCAATTGCCCATTTGGGTGCACTTGCTCAAGGAAAATGGATTCATGCTTATATAAGAAAACAGAGAATTGGGCTTGATGAGAACCTCGGTTCTGCCCTAGTTAACATGTACTCCAAGTGTGGTTGCTTGGAAGGAGCAACTCTGGCATTCAATGAAACCAAAAGGAAGAGTTTGGATACATGGAATGCCTTGCTTGGGGGGCTGGCTGCAAACGGCAGGAGTTCAGAAGCAATTTATCTCTTCTCAAGGATGGAGAATTCAAAGGTTGGGCCTAATGCAATCACTTTCTCGTGCCTGTTGAACGCGTGCAGCCATGGGGGCTTGGTTGAGGATGGCCTGGCGTATTTCAGTAAGATGAGAGTGGTTTATGGTATTGAACCAGACATAGTACATTATGGGTGCGTGGTTGATCTTTTAGGCCGGGCTGGTCAGTTTGATAAGCTGGAGGAGATCATGAGATCTATGCCTATGAAACCAGATGCAATCATGCTCAAGGCCTTATTGGGTGCTTGTAAAATCCACAAGAACTTCAGGATGGGCGAAAAAGCTGGTCTTCAACTCATTGAACTGGCCCCAAACGACCACGGGAGCTATGTGTTGTTATCAAACATGTATGCAATGGCTAATGAATGGGATCATGTTCATACGCTGAGGAAAACCATGTTGGATAAAGGAATAATGAAGCCTCCAGGATGCAGTTCAATTGAAGTTGATGGGCTTGTTCATGAGTTTATTGTTGGAGATATAAGCCATTACAGGAGGAAAGAAATCTATGGCATGCTAGATGAGATGAGAGGAAAACTGAAGGTGGCAGGGTATGAGCCAGACACAGAACAAGTATTACTGGATATTGACAACGAAGAAGTGAAGCAAAGCTCACTTGGTCACCACAGCGAGAAACTGGCAGTGGCCTTTGGCTTCATTAGCACCACGCCGGGAACACCCATCCGAGTGATTAAAAATCTTCGGATGTGCAGTGACTGTCATTCTGCGTTGAAGCTTCTATCTGTAATTTATAATCGCCATCTGATTATTCGGGATTCAAACCGATTCCACCATTTTCAAGAAGGCTCTTGTTCTTGTAGGGATTATTGGTGA
- the LOC127786854 gene encoding pentatricopeptide repeat-containing protein At3g29230-like, giving the protein MAPSFKPPKSTVRLSSQTLEKLIKTNRNLSKPQPRLWADDPPHPELIDSDDPGVRTLTLNHPILRALESSSGGLREFNQVQSQLVVSGLFHHPLAAGRVLKKLCSSRLTVSHAVDLFGWFEEPDAFLCNTIVRSLVRFNDPHGALAFYYNQMTGKFVLPNHYTFPLLAKVCAGIGSFQDGEKVHARVVKFGYEFDLFVRNALIHMYSVFGRIGDARKVFDLSYESDLVTWNSMIGGYVKNGEVGVALKVFNEMPERDAFSWNSMIAGYVAIGNMERAKELFEKMPLKDAISWNSLIDGYARIGNISAARDIFDQMQYKNLVSWNTILALYVRSKNYTESLRLFDRMMRGENAKPNEATLVSVLTACAHLGSLDRGKWVHNYIRNSKNVEPDMLLFTALLTMYAKCGDMDLARDVFDEIPNKSVVSWNSMIMGYGMHGYGQKALEMFLEMENRGVMPNDATFVCILSACAHAGMVLEGWWYFDLMHRVYMIEPKVEHYGCMVDLLGRAGLMKDSEELISKMPMDGGPTLWGALLSACRSHSNLELGETLARRLIELEPVDIGPYVLLSNIYAAEGRWNDVENVRKMMNNRGLQKVAGSSSVQLGNCATEFSQESDSVHKRSMMYSMLSEMGAQLKLSCRNI; this is encoded by the coding sequence ATGGCGCCCAGCTTCAAACCACCCAAATCCACCGTCCGATTATCCTCACAAACTCTGGAAAAACTCATCAAAACCAACAGAAACCTTTCCAAGCCACAGCCGAGACTCTGGGCAGACGATCCACCCCACCCTGAACTCATCGACTCGGACGATCCAGGAGTGCGCACGCTGACGCTGAACCACCCCATCCTGCGCGCTTTAGAGTCTTCCAGCGGTGGGCTGAGAGAATTCAACCAGGTCCAGAGCCAGCTCGTCGTTTCCGGCCTATTTCATCATCCCCTTGCCGCTGGCCGGGTCTTGAAGAAACTGTGTTCTTCGCGGCTCACGGTTTCTCATGCGGTTGATCTCTTCGGTTGGTTTGAAGAGCCGGACGCTTTCTTGTGTAACACCATTGTTAGAAGCTTGGTGAGATTCAATGACCCACATGGCGCCCTGGCTTTTTACTATAATCAAATGACTGGGAAGTTTGTTTTGCCGAATCATTACACGTTCCCGCTTTTGGCAAAGGTTTGTGCGGGGATTGGTTCCTTTCAAGACGGGGAGAAGGTTCATGCCCGGGTTGTCAAGTTCGGGTATGAGTTTGATTTGTTTGTTCGGAATGCTTTGATTCACATGTACTCTGTTTTTGGAAGAATTGGGGATGCAAGGAAGGTTTTTGATTTGAGTTATGAATCAGATTTGGTGACTTGGAACTCAATGATAGGTGGGTATGTAAAGAATGGAGAAGTGGGTGTTGCGCTTAAGGTTTTCAATGAAATGCCTGAAAGAGATGCTTTTAGTTGGAATTCTATGATTGCGGGTTATGTGGCAATTGGGAACATGGAGAGAGCAAAAGAATTGTTTGAGAAGATGCCGTTAAAAGATGCCATCTCTTGGAATTCTTTGATTGATGGGTATGCCAGGATTGGAAACATTTCAGCTGCTCGAGATATTTTTGATCAAATGCAATATAAGAATTTAGTTTCATGGAATACGATATTGGCTCTTTATGTGCGGTCCAAGAATTACACTGAGAGCTTGAGGTTGTTTGATAGGATGATGCGAGGAGAAAATGCTAAGCCGAATGAGGCCACTCTTGTAAGTGTCTTGACTGCTTGCGCACATTTAGGTAGTCTAGATAGAGGTAAATGGGTTCACAATTACATTAGAAACAGTAAAAATGTTGAACCTGACATGCTACTTTTTACTGCTTTATTAACAATGTATGCAAAATGTGGGGATATGGATTTGGCTAGAGATGTCTTTGATGAGATTCCAAACAAAAGTGTTGTCTCATGGAATTCTATGATTATGGGGTATGGGATGCATGGGTATGGACAGAAGGCTCTTGAAATGTTCCTAGAGATGGAGAATAGAGGAGTGATGCCAAATGATGCCacttttgtatgcattttaagtGCATGTGCTCATGCAGGAATGGTTTTGGAAGGTTGGTGGTACTTTGATTTGATGCATCGAGTTTACATGATTGAGCCAAAGGTTGAGCATTATGGTTGCATGGTCGACCTTCTTGGACGGGCTGGCTTGATGAAGGATTCTGAAGAGCTTATCAGCAAGATGCCAATGGATGGAGGACCTACTCTATGGGGAGCTTTACTTTCAGCATGCAGGAGTCACTCTAATCTTGAGCTTGGAGAGACTCTGGCCAGGCGTTTAATTGAGTTGGAACCAGTGGATATCGGCCCTTATGTGTTGCTATCAAACATATATGCTGCAGAAGGGAGATGGAATGATGTGGAAAATGTAAGAAAGATGATGAATAACAGAGGGTTACAAAAAGTGGCCGGGTCTAGCTCGGTTCAGTTAGGAAATTGTGCTACTGAATTTTCCCAGGAAAGTGATTCAGTTCATAAGAGGAGCATGATGTACTCCATGTTGAGTGAGATGGGTGCTCAATTGAAATTGTCATGCAGAAATATATGA
- the LOC127786856 gene encoding expansin-like B1, protein MAFSQLSLAFLFATFLLMQTLGDAETCSDCFTHSRATYYPNSDEQGTETGACGFGTFGATINGGDVSAASELYRSGVGCGACYQVRCTNSNYCSDTGVTAVITDQGSSDGTDFILSRHAFSRMAQTNDTATSLLALGVVDIEYRRVPCSYPGKNITFKIDENSNYPHYLAFVIWYQQGKKDITAVQLCETQNFSCKLLDRSYGAVWTTNSAPSGPLSIRMLFSDDDDETWVVPVNNVPENWQPGNIYDSGVQVN, encoded by the exons ATGGCCTTCTCGCAACTGTCACTCGCTTTCTTATTTGCAACCTTTCTTCTCATGCAAACTCTTGGTGATGCAGAAACATGCAGCGACTGTTTCACTCACTCTCGAGCAACTTATTACCCAAATTCTGATGAACAAGGAACAGAAA CTGGAGCATGTGGTTTTGGTACATTTGGAGCAACAATCAATGGAGGGGATGTATCAGCTGCATCTGAACTCTATCGCAGTGGTGTAGGCTGTGGTGCCTGCTACCAG GTGAGGTGTACCAACAGTAACTATTGCTCAGACACAGGCGTCACTGCAGTTATAACTGATCAGGGTAGCAGCGATGGAACTGACTTTATCCTGAGCAGACACGCTTTTAGCCGGATGGCTCAGACTAACGATACAGCCACATCTCTACTAGCCCTTGGTGTTGTTGATATTGAATACAGACG ggtGCCATGCAGCTACCCAGGCAAAAATATAACTTTCAAGATTGATGAGAATAGCAACTACCCTCATTACTTGGCCTTTGTCATATGGTATCAACAAGGGAAAAAGGATATCACTGCTGTTCAGCTATGCGAG ACACAAAATTTCTCGTGCAAGCTACTGGATAGGAGTTATGGAGCAGTATGGACAACTAACTCGGCCCCAAGTGGACCCTTGTCGATAAGGATGCTATTCagcgatgatgatgatgagacaTGGGTTGTTCCCGTTAATAATGTGCCTGAAAATTGGCAACCTGGAAATATATATGACTCAGGAGTACAAGTGAACTAA